The DNA sequence GGGCACGGAAGCTGTCATGGGGGCTATTCGTGCGGCACGCGGTTTTACGGGGCGGGCTAAAATCATCAAATTTGATGGGTGCTATCACGGGCATGCCGATTATCTTTTAGTCAAAGCGGGGTCGGGGGCGCAAACCTTGGGGACGCCGGATAGTGCAGGCGTTCCTTCTGATTTTGCAAGCCTCACACTCATTGCCGATTATAATGACCTTTCCTCTGTAAAAAAACTTTTCAACGAGCATAAAAATCAAATTGCGGCAGTTATTGTTGAACCTATTATTGGCAACATGGGGTGTATTCTTCCTCAAAAAGCTTTTTTGCAAGGGTTGCGTGAGATGACGGCCAATGAAGGGGCCCTGCTTATTTTTGATGAGGTGATGACGGGCTTTCGTGTGGCCAAAGGGGGGGCGCAGGCACTCTATGGCATTATTCCCGATCTCACCACTTTGGGAAAAATTATTGGAGGTGGGCTTCCTGTGGGAGCCTATGGCGGGAAAAAAGAAATCATGGAAATGGTCGCCCCCGTAGGGCCTGTGTATCAGGCCGGAACACTTTCAGGTAACCCCTTGGCCATGGCGGCGGGGTTGGCTACATTAAAGGAATTAGAAAAACCTGGGATTTATGAATCCCTCGAGCAAAAAGGAAAGTATTTGGAAGAAGGTCTGAAAAAAGCGGCTTCCAAATCCAAAGTCCCCATTCAAATCAATCGTGCAGGGTCGATGTTCTCCTTTTTCTTTTCTGCCCGGGCTGTCATGGATGCTGATTCGGCGCGCATGGCCGATGCCAATCAATTCAAAAAAGTGTTTCATACCCTTCTTGAAAATGGGGTTTATCTAGCTCCTTCGGCCTTTGAGGCGGGGTTTATTTCACTTTCACACACGAACGCCGATCTAGACCAAACTCTTCAAGTCTTCGAAAAAGCTCTTGCTTAATGCTTATTTTTGTAAGAAACTGTCACTAAATGACAGTATTAAACAAAAATTATGCGTACTAACTATCTTCAAGACATTTCTGATCCATTCTTAACCGACATTGAATTGGCCCATCTCATGCGTGTGACGCCCCATGCACGGCATAGTTGGGTGAAGCGGGCCATCAAAAAAGGGGATCTTATTCCGGTCAAAAGGGGGCTTTATTGTGTGAACCGCAAATACATTCTGAATCGAAGGTACATTGATTTATTTGAATTGGCTTTTCGAATTTATGGGCCTTCCTACATTAGCTTGGAGTCGGCTCTTTCCTATCATGGCTGGATTCCCGAAAGAGTGGTGACCGTTGCTTCGGCCTCCATGAAGCGATCCTACGTATTGACGAATTCATTGGGCATTTTCACTTTCCATTGTGTCCCGAAAAAAGTTTTTTATGCAGGAGTGGAAATTAAAAAGCAAAATGACGGTGTTTTTTATATGGCCCGTCCTTGGACCGCACTTGCGGATTACGTGCATGTCAACAAAAAGGATTGGAAGGGGATTCATCCCGTGTATGTGAGTTTGCGTGTCGAGGAAGAAGAGGATGTCGTTTCGAGTTTTCATGCCGATGCTGAGATGCTGTTCAATAATTATCCGAGCCGGCGCGTGCAGCGTTTTTTAAAGGGAGTCATGAGGGATCTTCAGTGAATATTCAAATCATTCAGGAACGATTTGACACGTACCATTGCGTCTCAAAGCAGGATGTTGCAAACGCGCTGAAAGAAATTGTCCAAGAGATTGCCCTTGCAGCCCTGTCGCGGAGCGGATTTTTTAAGAACGCAGCTTTTCAAGGGGGCACATGTTTGAGGATTTTGCATGGTATCAACCGGTTTTCGGAGGATTTGGATTTCATCCTTAAAGAACCCGATCCCCACTTCATTTGGGATCCCTGTTTGCAACAAATGACTCAGGAATTCTTGGCCTTTGGTATCGAAGCTGAATTTCAAGACCGTTCTAAAATGGACAATGCCGTCAAAAAATTCTTTCTCAAAGACACATCCCTTGGGAAATTATTGAACGTGAGTTTTGGGGACCCAACACAAAAAATCAAAATCAAATTTGAATTAGACACAAATCCCCCCGTTGGGAGCGATTTTGAAATCAAATACCTTGATTTCCCCTTTCCGTTTGTCGTGACTACGCAAGATTTGCCCAGCCTTTTTGCAGGTAAAAGCCACGCACTTTTGTGTCGCGAATATACCAAGGGGCGCGATTGGTATGATTTGTTGTGGTATGTGGCTCGAAAAATTAAACCCAATTTCACCTTCCTTCAAAACGCTCTTATCCAAAATGGTGCGTGGGAAGGGCAGGATATTCAAGTAACTCCATCTTGGTATCTGCTCGAAATGAAAAAGATGATTCAGTCCATTGATTGGGCCGATGCCAAAACCGACATTATGCGGTTTGCTAAGGGGAGTGAGCGCCAAAGTTTGGATTTATGGAGTCAGGACTTTTTCTTGGATAGGTTGGAGAAAATGGAAAGCTATTTGTCAGATAACACCCCATGATAAGATTTCCGTTTGATAACCCATTGACTCCCTTTCTCTTCCTATGTTAGGGCGTTCCCACCTTTCATGAAACCTGAAAACAAGAATACATTTCTTGTCACTTACGGCCTCTATAGCGCCGTGGGGATTCAAATGGTGGTGAGTGTTGTGTTGGGGTTGTATGCAGGGAAGTGGTTGGATTCTCGGTGGAACACCGAACCCTGGCTCATGGTTGCGGGGGTTGTTTTGGGTGCGGTATTGGGTTTTTATAATTTGATTCGTCTTTTAAGACTTGGAAAAGAGGACACTGACCATGTCGAATGATTTTCTGCCCATTCTCAAAATACAAAAGCTCGCTGCTTTCATGGCGCTTGTTTCCGTAGGCGTGGCTCTTTTTTTGTGGCCCAGCGTGGCCGTTGTGGGGGGGCTGATCATTGGCAGTGTTTTGGGGCTTTATAATTTTCGTTTTTTGGCCAAGCTCATCTCCAAATTGGTGACGGATACCGAAGACCAAAATCTTAAATGGGGCGGGTTGTTTCTTATCAAAATGCTGGGGCTTATGGGGATTGTGGCCCTTTTACTTTTAAAGACGTCCATCAACCCGGTGGCTTTGTTGGCCGGCTTTGGGTGTGTGATTGTTTCTGTGGTGATACAGGGGTTTCGTCTTTCCATCTAACTTAAGGAGTTTTTATGGAACATGGTTTTAGCTTGTTGGAATGGCTTTTTCCTTCAGTGATCAATTCAAAAAGTGGGCATGTTTTTTCAGCCCTCATTGTTGCCATCCTTCTCATTCTGGCCTCCTTCCTTTACAGAAAAAGTTTAAAAAAGAGTGCAGATGAAGTGATCCCTGAAGGAAGGGTTTCCCTCAAAAATATTTTTCAGGTTGTCGTGGAAGGTGTTTTTAATTTTATGGAGTCAGTCATTGGCCATAATGCACACAAATATGTTCCGCTTATTGGAACGGTTTTTATTTATGTATTGGTCAATAGTCTTTTGGGAGCCATCCCTGGTTTTTCACCGGCTACCGCCAATGTAAGTACCAATCTGGCCGTTTCTCTCACTGTTTTTGTCTACTACAATTACTTGGGCATTAAAGAACAAGGGTTCAAAAACTATCTCCACCATTTTATGGGCCCCATTATTTATATTGCCCCTTTAATGATGCTTATTGAATTAATCAGTCATTTTGTTCGCCCTTTGACATTGGCGGTTCGTCTTTTTGGAAACCTAACGGGCGATCATATTGTCCTTGGAATTTTTTCCGACCTGGTGCCATTGGTGGTGCCGGTCATATTCATGGCCTTTGGTATCTTTGTCTCGCTGGTGCAGGCCTTTGTGTTTTCGCTTCTGTCAACGGTGTATATCGGTTTGGCAGTCGCCCACGAAGAACATTGATTGAGTGCCATTCCTTGTAGAAGGGAATGGAGCTTTTCGGGAAACTTGTTTCGATCCCGTTACGCGGGAAAGGGCAGCCCGACAATGAAAAACAAGCAAGTCATTGAAACCGGGCTTAGATTGAGAAAACGTATGAAAAAACTGAGTGCCTTTTTAGTGGCCTTTTTTGGCCAGTTTTTGTTTGTAGCTTATGCCATGGCTGAAGAAGCCTCTGGTGCTGGTTCGTCTGGTGGCAGTTTGGTGGCCATTGGAGCCGGTATTTGTATGGGGATGGCTGCCTTGGGCGGTACCTTGGGTCAAGGCCGGGCGGTAGCCAGTGCGTTGGAAGGTGTTGCCCGCAATCCCGGTGCTGCATCCAAAGTTCAAACCCCAATGATTTTGGGTTTGGCTCTTATTGAATCGCTGGTCCTTTTCTCCTTCGTTATTGCCATCATGTTGGTGGGGAAGGTTTGATTTTGTTTTCCGTAGGGACCCCGCGGTGCGGGGTCCCTACATCCCCCCACATCCACCTAGACAATTCCATCATTCCGATGCTATAGAAACCTTTTTCTATGGCTGAAATTCGATACATTGCTGTTGAAGGCCCCATTGGGGTTGGCAAATCTTCTTTGGCCCAAATGTTAGCCAAGGACACGAATGCGCGTCTTATTTTGGAAGAAGCCAAGGAAAATCCTTTTTTGGGTTCTTTTTACGAAAATCCGGACCAGTTTGCCTTTCAGGCACAAATTTACTTTCTTTTGTCACGATATCGCCAGCAAATGGAATTAAAGCAGCAGGACCTTTTTAAACAAGCCACTGTTTGTGATTATTTGTTTGCCAAAGATGCCCTTTTTGCCGCGATGAATCTCACCGATGAAGAGATGGATTTGTACAACAAAATTTACGGTCTCTTAGATGCCCAGCTTCCCAAACCCGATCTGGTTGTTTTTTTACAGGCCAGCCCATCCGTTTTGATGAACCGTATCAAAAAAAGAAGGGCTTCCTGCGAACGGGGTATCCAGGAAGAATATATTGAACGTCTCTCCCAGGCCTATAGCCAGTTTTTCTTTCAATACACAACCACTCCCGTCCTTGTGGTGAATGCTTCGGGGTTTGATTTTATTGAGTCGGAAGCCGACTACGAAATGCTGAAAAAAGAAATGCTCAATTTGTGGAAAAGCGGAAAAGAAAAACATTATGTGACGATTGATAGTAGGTAGGGGCACGTCGCGACGTGCCCTTACAGGACATAACCATGCCTGCCCATAAAACAAAATCAGAAAAAATGACCCTTCCCAAGTTGGTTGAAAAATACCGGTCAGGTGAAAAACTGACCATGCTTACCGCTTATGACGTGACTTTAGCCAGGCTTGTCGATGAAGCAGGAATGGACATGGTTTTGGTGGGGGACTCATTGGGTATGGTCATTCAGGGGCATAAGTCCACTTTACCAGTGACCATCGAGCAGATGGTTTATCACACCCAATGCGTGGCGCGGGGGATCAAAAAAGCCCATTTGATGGCCGATATGCCTTTTTTGTCTTATCAGGTGGACAAAAAACAGGCGGTCAAAAATGCGGGTCT is a window from the Deltaproteobacteria bacterium GWA2_45_12 genome containing:
- a CDS encoding glutamate-1-semialdehyde-2,1-aminomutase is translated as MTFDLSQKLFDEAQKHLVGGVNSPVRAFKSVGGTPLFITRAKGSKIWDADGNEYIDYVGSWGPAILGHAHPEVLRAIHETMKNGLSFGAPTPKEIELAQKVKGFFPSLDLVRFVNSGTEAVMGAIRAARGFTGRAKIIKFDGCYHGHADYLLVKAGSGAQTLGTPDSAGVPSDFASLTLIADYNDLSSVKKLFNEHKNQIAAVIVEPIIGNMGCILPQKAFLQGLREMTANEGALLIFDEVMTGFRVAKGGAQALYGIIPDLTTLGKIIGGGLPVGAYGGKKEIMEMVAPVGPVYQAGTLSGNPLAMAAGLATLKELEKPGIYESLEQKGKYLEEGLKKAASKSKVPIQINRAGSMFSFFFSARAVMDADSARMADANQFKKVFHTLLENGVYLAPSAFEAGFISLSHTNADLDQTLQVFEKALA
- a CDS encoding ATP synthase F0 subunit A; protein product: MEHGFSLLEWLFPSVINSKSGHVFSALIVAILLILASFLYRKSLKKSADEVIPEGRVSLKNIFQVVVEGVFNFMESVIGHNAHKYVPLIGTVFIYVLVNSLLGAIPGFSPATANVSTNLAVSLTVFVYYNYLGIKEQGFKNYLHHFMGPIIYIAPLMMLIELISHFVRPLTLAVRLFGNLTGDHIVLGIFSDLVPLVVPVIFMAFGIFVSLVQAFVFSLLSTVYIGLAVAHEEH
- a CDS encoding ATP synthase F0 subunit C, with protein sequence MKKLSAFLVAFFGQFLFVAYAMAEEASGAGSSGGSLVAIGAGICMGMAALGGTLGQGRAVASALEGVARNPGAASKVQTPMILGLALIESLVLFSFVIAIMLVGKV